Within the Thermosynechococcus sichuanensis E542 genome, the region TGGCGAAAGTGGCGGCATTGATTGCCGAACGGGGTTGGCAAGTGGGTAATATTGATGCGGTGGTGGTAGCGGAGCGTCCAAAGCTGAAACCCTACCTCGACCAGATGCGCGATCGCCTTGCAACCACCCTAGGGATTGATCGCGACCAAATTAGTATCAAAGCCACCACCAATGAAAAACTAGGACCAGTAGGGCGTGAAGAGGGCATTGCGGCCTATGCGGTGGCGCTGCTCCAGTCAGAAGCTTAGGATGAACCACTAGCTAACGTAGAGGCTGTAGTGAAAGTCCGTTTGCTCGCACTGGCTTTGCTGGAGATTGGCATGGCGAAAATTAGCCCAGCGGCAGATGGCATGACTAAGGTTAGCGCGCACAAACAGGGCACGGGAAAAATACCCCTGCGTCAGCCCCGCATAGGCTAAGTTGGCGGCATAGAAGTTACAGCGATAGGCTTGAACCCCCTCAAGGGATGCCTGCACCAGTTGCGCAAAACGCAGCGTAGCCTCATTGAGACTGGCTCCCATCAGCAGGGCAAAGGAAAAATCACTGGCAGCAGCCCGAGCATGGCTGAGATCTGCTTGACACCAATTGCTGTGGCGACAATCCGCCTGCTCAAGGGTCACCCAAGAGAAATCCGCATAGGTCAACCGAGCATATTGCAAGTTAGCTAGTTGAAAATTTGCCCGCTGGGCAGTGGCGCGATCGCCCACCACTTTTAAGAACAACGCCCCTCGGCAATCGGCATCATTGAGGTTAGCTGCTGTCAGATCCGCCTCATAGAGGTTAGCAAAACGCAAATCCCCGTGGGCAAGGTTCACCTCTCGCAGACAGGCACGGCTAAGATTGCAGCCCCGCAGGTCATAGCCCCGCAGATCCATGCCCGTCAGATTCATGTCACTCAAATCTACAGTAAGCTGAGGATAAGCTTGCCGCCATTCGTTCCAGAGGTGTTTTCCCTCCCGCAGGCGATCGCTCACTACCTGATTTAAGTCCCCTTTGATCATCATTCTTGCCTTGAGATTCTTCACGTTTCGTTATCGTGACGCGAAATTTGATAGAATTCCATCTATGTAGCCCTATCGCTGACGAAAGGAGAATGGGTTTGAAACAAGCAACCCTACATCAGCTTAAGGTTTTTGAGGTCACTGCTCGCCACGGAAGTTTTACCCGCGCTGCTGAGGAACTCTTTCTGACGCAGCCCACCGTTTCGATTCAAATGAAGCAGTTGACCCGTGTCGTGGGTATGCCCCTCTTTGAGCAAGTGGGTAAGCGGCTCTATCTCACGGAAGCCGGCAAGGAACTGCTGGCCACCTGCCAAGACATCTTTGAGCGCCTTGAGCGGTTTGAAATGGCCATTGCCAATCTCAAGGGTCTCAAGCAGGGACACTTGCGGCTGTGTGTCATTACCACAGCCAAATATGTGATTCCGCGGCTGCTAGGGCCATTTTGCCAGCGCTATCCGGGGATTGATGTCGCCCTGACGGTCACCAACCATGAACAGGTGGTGGAGCGTATCCGAGGCAATATGGACGATCTCTATATTCCCAGTTGCCCGCCAGAGAATGTGGACGTGGAGTGCCACCGCTTTTTGGATAATCCCTTAGTGGTGGTTGCCCCCAGTCACCATCGCCTCAGTGGCCGCAGTAAAATCCCGATCCAAGAACTGGCGGGAGAACCCTTTATTATGCGGGAGCAGGGGTCGGGCACCCGCCAAGCGGTGGAGAAGCTCTTTGCGGCGCACGGGGTGCCAATCAATATCCGCCTTGAGCTGGGAAGTAACGAGTCCATTAAGCAGGCGATCGCCGGCGGCCTAGGGATTTCTGTCCTGTCCCATCATTGCTTAGCCCTTGATCGCGAGTCCAGCCAGTTGACAATTCTCGATGTCGAACATTTCCCGATTCAGCGGCACTGGCATCTGGTCTATCCTGCGGGCAAACAACTCTCGGTCGTGGCTCAGGCCTTCTTTGACTACGTGTCCACCGAGGGTCGGGAGATGATTGAATCGAGCCTCACCTATCCCAGTGCGGCGGCGCCGGCCAAGGAACTCAACCCTGTCTAACATGGTCAAACTCCAATTTCTCACCCTTCCCGATCCGCCGATCGCGGCAGATCATAGCCTTCTATTGCTCCACGGCTGGGGTGCCAATGCCGCCGATCTCATTTCCCTTGGATCGTTGCTGGCGCCCCAAGCCCAAACCTATGCAGCGGAAGCCCCCTTTCCCCATCCCTACGTTCCCCAAGGGCGGATGTGGTATGACCTGAATCAGCACAATGCCCTCAGTGGCTCATTACTGCTGGATGAGCAAGCCACGGATCTCGCCACCAGTGAAGCGGCACTGCGGGAGTGGATTGCCAGTTTGCCCATTGATCTCAGCCGCACCATTTTAGGGGGATTTTCCCAAGGGGGAGCACTGACATTGGCTGTGGGGTTAACGTTGCCTTTAGCCGGATTATTGGTCTTTAGTGGCTATTTGGTGCGCCCGCCAACAGTGACAGTCACCTCACCGCCCGTGTTGATGATCCATGGCACAGCGGATCCTGTGGTGCCCTTTGCCAGTGCCCAAGCCAGTTGGCAAACCCTGCAAGCCGCAGGAGTCAAGGGAGCCTTTCATGCCCTACCCATGGCCCATGAAATTAATGGAGAAGCAATCGCGATCGCCCGCCAGTTTATTGAGAAGACCCTTCCTAACATCAACTCAAATTGAGTAACCCATAGGCAAGCAAAGCGCTACCGATCGGCACTGTGAGATTATCAATCCCTCGCCAAGCAATCAGTTCCAACAGGGTGGCACCGAGACCCACCAAGGGGGCAATCCAGAACCACTCTAAGGCGGCAATGGGGGTGAGGGATAGAGCCGCCACCAAGGTACTCACACAGAACATGGTCAGGGTTCCTTCCCAGCTTTTACTGGTTCGCGGTAGGGGATGGCGTCCCCAGTTAATCCCCACAAGGGCAGCCAAGCCATCTCCCCAAGCCATGACTAAAATTCCCAGAACTGCCAGTTCCGGCAGTGTGTCCCAAAAGAGTGCCATTAATGTGCCAATACTCACCGCATAAAAAAAGGTGCCCCAGCTTTGGCGCCCCACGGCACTAATACTGGCAAAAATCGGCACCCAATGGGACACAAGGGTAATCACACCAGCGATCGCTGCGGCCACAATTCCCCAACTGGTGGGTACCCCTAGGGCATAGGCAATGAGAATCACTTGACCCGCACCAATGTGAACCACTTTCCGTGACCATTCTTTGGCATTGGGAAACCAAGCGTGAACCAGTTCTGCGGTTAACAGCACCAAGCCCAGCCAACTGGTGACTAAAATTCCTGCCCGGAACATTGTCATTGCTATCCTCAGATGGCCGTGGCTCCTTACTGTGTCTGCTGGGCAAAAAACTGGGTCACAATCTCAAGGATGCGATCGCTGGCATGACCATCACCAAAGGGGTTAATCGCTGTTGCCATGCGGTTGTA harbors:
- a CDS encoding alpha/beta hydrolase codes for the protein MVKLQFLTLPDPPIAADHSLLLLHGWGANAADLISLGSLLAPQAQTYAAEAPFPHPYVPQGRMWYDLNQHNALSGSLLLDEQATDLATSEAALREWIASLPIDLSRTILGGFSQGGALTLAVGLTLPLAGLLVFSGYLVRPPTVTVTSPPVLMIHGTADPVVPFASAQASWQTLQAAGVKGAFHALPMAHEINGEAIAIARQFIEKTLPNINSN
- a CDS encoding LysR family transcriptional regulator, whose translation is MKQATLHQLKVFEVTARHGSFTRAAEELFLTQPTVSIQMKQLTRVVGMPLFEQVGKRLYLTEAGKELLATCQDIFERLERFEMAIANLKGLKQGHLRLCVITTAKYVIPRLLGPFCQRYPGIDVALTVTNHEQVVERIRGNMDDLYIPSCPPENVDVECHRFLDNPLVVVAPSHHRLSGRSKIPIQELAGEPFIMREQGSGTRQAVEKLFAAHGVPINIRLELGSNESIKQAIAGGLGISVLSHHCLALDRESSQLTILDVEHFPIQRHWHLVYPAGKQLSVVAQAFFDYVSTEGREMIESSLTYPSAAAPAKELNPV
- a CDS encoding diacylglycerol/polyprenol kinase family protein, giving the protein MTMFRAGILVTSWLGLVLLTAELVHAWFPNAKEWSRKVVHIGAGQVILIAYALGVPTSWGIVAAAIAGVITLVSHWVPIFASISAVGRQSWGTFFYAVSIGTLMALFWDTLPELAVLGILVMAWGDGLAALVGINWGRHPLPRTSKSWEGTLTMFCVSTLVAALSLTPIAALEWFWIAPLVGLGATLLELIAWRGIDNLTVPIGSALLAYGLLNLS
- a CDS encoding pentapeptide repeat-containing protein; its protein translation is MMIKGDLNQVVSDRLREGKHLWNEWRQAYPQLTVDLSDMNLTGMDLRGYDLRGCNLSRACLREVNLAHGDLRFANLYEADLTAANLNDADCRGALFLKVVGDRATAQRANFQLANLQYARLTYADFSWVTLEQADCRHSNWCQADLSHARAAASDFSFALLMGASLNEATLRFAQLVQASLEGVQAYRCNFYAANLAYAGLTQGYFSRALFVRANLSHAICRWANFRHANLQQSQCEQTDFHYSLYVS
- the ispF gene encoding 2-C-methyl-D-erythritol 2,4-cyclodiphosphate synthase — translated: MKIRIGNGYDIHQLVPQRPLILGGVKLEHTLGLLGHSDADVLTHAIMDALLGALSLGDIGHYFPPSDPQWAGADSQVLLAKVAALIAERGWQVGNIDAVVVAERPKLKPYLDQMRDRLATTLGIDRDQISIKATTNEKLGPVGREEGIAAYAVALLQSEA